In Rhodothermus marinus DSM 4252, a single genomic region encodes these proteins:
- the rpmJ gene encoding 50S ribosomal protein L36, translated as MKVRASVKKRSADDKIVRRKGRIYVINKKNPRNKQRQG; from the coding sequence ATGAAGGTACGTGCCAGTGTCAAGAAGCGGAGCGCCGACGACAAGATCGTCCGGCGCAAGGGCCGCATCTACGTGATCAACAAGAAGAACCCCCGCAACAAGCAGCGTCAGGGCTGA
- the rpsM gene encoding 30S ribosomal protein S13, translated as MPRIAGVDIPLHKRGEIALTAIYGIGKSRAKEILSRVGLDPNTRPKDWTEEQTREIRRIIEQEYVVEGQLRAEIQMNIKRLMDIGCYRGIRHRLGLPVRGQRTRTNARTRKGPRKTVAGKKKAPKK; from the coding sequence ATGCCACGGATCGCAGGTGTCGACATTCCGCTGCACAAGCGCGGAGAAATTGCGCTGACCGCGATTTACGGAATCGGGAAGTCCCGGGCGAAAGAGATCCTCAGTCGCGTTGGCCTGGATCCCAACACGCGTCCGAAGGACTGGACCGAGGAGCAGACGCGCGAGATCCGTCGGATCATCGAACAGGAGTACGTCGTCGAGGGACAGCTCCGGGCCGAGATCCAGATGAACATCAAGCGGCTGATGGACATCGGCTGCTATCGTGGGATCCGGCATCGTCTGGGGTTGCCCGTGCGGGGTCAGCGCACGCGCACCAATGCCCGTACGCGCAAGGGGCCCCGTAAGACGGTGGCCGGGAAGAAGAAGGCTCCGAAGAAGTAA
- the rpsK gene encoding 30S ribosomal protein S11 has protein sequence MAKKQRTTRKKNVIVEQNGQAHIQSTFNNTIVTITDQYGNTIAWSSGGKEGFKGSRKGTPYAAQMAATSAAREAYDLGLRRVDVFVKGPGSGRESAIRALAAAGLELLSIRDVTPVPHNGCRPPKRRRV, from the coding sequence ATGGCAAAGAAGCAGCGGACGACGCGCAAGAAGAACGTCATCGTCGAGCAGAACGGGCAGGCGCACATTCAGTCCACGTTCAACAATACGATCGTCACGATCACGGACCAGTACGGCAACACGATCGCCTGGTCCAGTGGTGGCAAGGAAGGCTTCAAGGGCAGCCGGAAGGGCACGCCCTATGCGGCGCAGATGGCCGCCACGTCGGCCGCCCGCGAAGCCTACGATCTGGGGTTGCGCCGGGTGGACGTCTTCGTCAAGGGACCCGGATCGGGGCGCGAGTCGGCCATTCGTGCGCTGGCCGCGGCCGGTCTGGAGCTGCTGAGCATCCGGGACGTCACTCCGGTACCCCACAACGGCTGCCGGCCTCCGAAGCGGCGGCGCGTCTGA
- the rpsD gene encoding 30S ribosomal protein S4, which translates to MARYRGPKQKIARRFGEPIFGPSKALERKPYPPGQHGRTRRAKESEYAVQLKEKQKVKHIYGLLERQFRNLFEKATRKKGITGENLLKMLEARLDNTVYRMGFARTRRQARQLVVHRHIMVNGQVVNVPSYQLRPGDVVAVRPKSRQLAVIQENIKRLRRNFPWLEVDRKEMQGKFLDYPNREDIPENIREHLIVELYSK; encoded by the coding sequence ATGGCCCGATATCGAGGCCCCAAACAGAAGATTGCCCGGCGTTTTGGCGAACCGATTTTCGGTCCGAGCAAGGCGCTGGAGCGCAAGCCGTATCCGCCCGGCCAGCACGGACGTACCCGCCGGGCCAAAGAGAGCGAATATGCCGTCCAGCTCAAGGAAAAGCAGAAGGTCAAGCACATTTACGGGCTGCTGGAGCGGCAATTCCGCAACCTGTTCGAAAAAGCCACGCGCAAGAAGGGCATCACCGGTGAAAACCTGCTCAAGATGCTCGAGGCGCGGCTGGACAACACGGTCTATCGCATGGGCTTTGCCCGCACGCGCCGGCAGGCGCGGCAGCTGGTCGTTCATCGCCACATCATGGTGAACGGTCAGGTCGTCAACGTTCCGTCGTACCAGCTGCGGCCCGGCGACGTGGTGGCCGTGCGGCCCAAGAGCCGCCAGCTGGCCGTCATTCAGGAGAACATCAAGCGTTTGCGCCGGAACTTTCCCTGGCTGGAAGTCGATCGTAAGGAAATGCAGGGCAAGTTCCTGGACTACCCCAATCGGGAAGACATTCCCGAAAACATCCGCGAGCACCTGATCGTCGAGCTCTACTCCAAGTAG
- a CDS encoding DNA-directed RNA polymerase subunit alpha encodes MSNYMVQLPEGVRVEEATETFGRFVVQPLERGYGVTIGNALRRVLLSSLPGVAITAVRIDGVQHEFSTIPGVTEDVAEIILNLKGVRFKAKDTTDANIRLSLKGPHVWTARDIGEATSHYEVLNPDHYIATLAEGAEVNLELRMGRGRGYVPAEENKLPDDPIGVIAIDAIFTPIKNVRYTIKPTRVGQKIEYERLELEITTDGSVSPEEALVQAATILRDHINLFITMESEPQPEVKKKEVDAEVQRIRELLSQPVDELDLSVRAQNCLKAANIRTIGDLVRRQESEMLKFRNFGRKSLQELIAVLEERGLHFGMDVDKYLEGAES; translated from the coding sequence ATGAGCAACTACATGGTGCAATTGCCCGAAGGTGTTCGGGTGGAAGAGGCGACGGAAACGTTCGGGCGTTTTGTGGTGCAGCCGCTCGAGCGCGGCTATGGCGTGACGATCGGCAACGCGCTCCGGCGCGTGCTGCTTTCTTCGCTGCCGGGCGTTGCCATTACGGCCGTCCGAATCGACGGCGTGCAGCACGAATTCTCGACGATTCCGGGCGTCACCGAAGACGTCGCGGAAATTATCCTGAACCTGAAGGGCGTTCGCTTCAAGGCGAAGGACACCACCGACGCGAACATCCGGCTCTCGCTCAAAGGGCCGCACGTGTGGACGGCCCGCGACATCGGCGAGGCCACCAGCCACTACGAGGTGCTGAATCCGGACCACTACATCGCCACGCTGGCCGAAGGCGCCGAGGTGAACCTCGAGCTGCGCATGGGGCGCGGGCGCGGCTACGTGCCGGCCGAGGAAAACAAGCTGCCGGATGATCCGATCGGGGTGATCGCCATCGACGCGATCTTCACGCCCATCAAGAACGTGCGCTACACGATCAAACCCACGCGCGTGGGCCAGAAGATCGAGTACGAGCGTCTGGAACTGGAAATTACCACGGACGGCTCGGTCTCGCCCGAAGAAGCACTCGTGCAGGCGGCCACGATCCTGCGCGATCATATCAACCTTTTCATCACGATGGAGAGCGAGCCGCAGCCCGAGGTCAAGAAGAAAGAGGTCGACGCCGAGGTGCAGCGCATCCGCGAGCTGCTCTCGCAGCCGGTCGATGAACTCGACCTGTCGGTGCGGGCGCAGAACTGCCTCAAGGCGGCCAACATCCGCACGATCGGCGATCTGGTGCGACGGCAGGAGTCCGAAATGCTCAAGTTCCGCAACTTCGGCCGCAAGTCGCTCCAGGAGCTGATCGCCGTGCTGGAGGAGCGCGGGCTGCACTTTGGCATGGACGTCGACAAGTACCTTGAGGGAGCCGAGAGCTGA
- the rplQ gene encoding 50S ribosomal protein L17, with translation MRHRKKGFKLGRTYGHRRATLAALSCALIRHKRIRTTLAKAKALRMFIEPLITRAKEDTTHNRRQVFRYLQDKEAVKELFGEIAEKVNGRPGGYTRVVRIGRRPGDGAEMAVIELVDYNDVKPADSRKTRRRTRRGRGRGRRSETPEAAAATTQAAEVEAAAPEAPETAEPEAQVEQTTAEAEAAAEAATPAEAEAETPAEPTPEASAEEATEEQEKEDQEKKDAG, from the coding sequence ATGAGACATCGAAAGAAAGGATTCAAGTTAGGCCGCACCTACGGACATCGCCGGGCCACGCTGGCGGCGCTTTCGTGCGCGTTGATTCGCCACAAACGGATCCGCACGACGCTGGCCAAGGCCAAGGCGCTCCGCATGTTCATCGAGCCGCTCATCACGCGGGCCAAGGAAGACACCACCCACAACCGCCGGCAGGTCTTCCGCTACCTGCAGGACAAGGAGGCCGTTAAGGAACTCTTTGGCGAGATCGCCGAGAAGGTCAACGGCCGTCCGGGCGGCTACACCCGCGTGGTGCGGATCGGTCGTCGGCCCGGCGACGGCGCCGAGATGGCCGTGATCGAACTGGTCGATTACAACGACGTCAAGCCGGCCGACAGCCGGAAGACGCGGCGTCGGACGCGCCGCGGCCGCGGGCGTGGACGTCGTTCGGAGACGCCGGAGGCGGCCGCTGCCACGACCCAGGCGGCCGAGGTGGAGGCCGCGGCCCCGGAGGCCCCGGAGACGGCCGAACCGGAGGCACAGGTCGAGCAGACGACCGCTGAAGCGGAAGCGGCCGCCGAGGCGGCTACGCCTGCCGAAGCGGAGGCCGAAACTCCGGCCGAACCCACTCCCGAAGCCTCTGCGGAGGAGGCGACTGAGGAGCAGGAGAAAGAGGACCAGGAGAAAAAGGACGCAGGCTGA
- a CDS encoding RelA/SpoT family protein, protein MVQVSTLLKEGDLNIPEEYQQRLEELIQVCHRHLPRVDEALIRRAFRVSYWAHRDHRRVTGEPYILHPLEVAFIVAEDISFDDVSVAAALLHDVVEDSDISLDFIREEFGETMGIIIDGLTKIQGVFTSRELGQAENVRKLMLSMAEDIRVILVKFADRLHNMRTIEALPPQKRLKIATETLELFAPLAHRFGLFKIKSELEDLSLKVLQPDEYYAIVRGLNESKKEREAYIQRFIEPLKQRLEEAGLEFDIYGRPKNIYSIYRKMKRQNKPLEEIYDLFAIRIVLKSSGRKGKEDCWRAYSIVTDLYKPLPERFRDFISVPKSNGYQSLHTTVLGPDGRKVEVQIRTQEMHEVAERGVAAHWRYKEGIEEPDPKMDQWLRWVREILENPKPDQATEFVKEFRLNLYDDEIYVFTPKGDVISLPQGATPVDFAFRVHTEVGLHCIGAKVNGKLVPLSYKLKSGDQVEIITSKKQTPNPDWMKFVVTQKARSHIRHWINEQRRKTIELGKELWEKRAQRLGLEVDERQLQRVAHRLKFPNLQQMFYELGSGLFEVDELVRALRSGDGQQQESQSQALRLKYESFLDTAKETGQPALKIDGELHTDIVTTYASCCNPIPGDEVFGYVSRSGAIKIHRVNCKNAPYLLINHPDRIVPVEWSRQKDVQFLAALRVIGEDRVGIVSDITTVISKSLKTNIRSITVDSEDGVFEGTIVLYVSDLEHLRRVIERIKRIDGIYGVYRFEE, encoded by the coding sequence ATGGTCCAGGTATCCACCCTCCTGAAAGAAGGGGATCTGAACATCCCGGAAGAGTACCAGCAGCGTCTGGAGGAACTGATTCAGGTCTGTCATCGGCATCTGCCGCGCGTCGACGAAGCGCTGATTCGTAGGGCGTTTCGGGTGAGCTACTGGGCCCACCGGGACCACCGGCGGGTGACGGGCGAGCCTTACATCCTGCATCCGCTGGAGGTGGCCTTCATTGTGGCCGAGGATATCAGCTTCGACGACGTGAGCGTGGCGGCCGCGCTGCTGCACGACGTGGTCGAAGACTCCGACATCTCGCTGGACTTCATCCGGGAGGAGTTCGGCGAGACCATGGGCATCATTATCGACGGACTGACCAAGATCCAGGGCGTCTTCACCTCACGCGAGCTGGGGCAGGCCGAGAACGTGCGTAAGCTGATGCTTTCGATGGCCGAGGACATCCGGGTCATCCTGGTCAAATTCGCCGATCGGCTGCACAACATGCGGACGATCGAAGCGCTGCCCCCGCAGAAACGCCTGAAGATCGCTACCGAAACGCTGGAGCTATTTGCCCCGCTGGCCCACCGCTTCGGTCTGTTCAAGATCAAAAGTGAGCTGGAAGACCTTTCGCTCAAGGTACTGCAGCCCGACGAGTACTATGCCATCGTGCGCGGACTCAACGAATCCAAAAAGGAGCGTGAGGCCTACATTCAGCGCTTTATCGAACCGCTGAAGCAGCGACTGGAGGAGGCCGGACTGGAGTTCGACATCTACGGCCGCCCCAAAAACATCTACTCGATCTATCGCAAGATGAAGCGGCAGAACAAGCCGCTGGAGGAGATCTACGACCTGTTTGCCATTCGGATCGTGCTCAAAAGCTCGGGTCGCAAGGGCAAAGAGGACTGCTGGCGGGCCTATTCCATCGTGACGGATCTGTACAAGCCGCTGCCGGAGCGTTTCCGGGATTTCATCTCGGTGCCCAAGTCCAACGGCTACCAGAGCCTGCATACAACGGTACTGGGACCCGACGGCCGTAAGGTGGAGGTGCAGATCCGCACGCAGGAAATGCACGAAGTGGCCGAGCGCGGCGTGGCCGCCCACTGGCGCTACAAAGAGGGCATCGAAGAGCCGGACCCGAAAATGGACCAGTGGCTCCGGTGGGTCCGCGAGATTCTGGAGAATCCCAAGCCGGATCAGGCCACCGAGTTCGTCAAGGAGTTCCGGCTGAATCTCTACGACGACGAGATCTACGTCTTTACGCCCAAAGGCGACGTGATCAGCCTGCCGCAGGGGGCTACGCCGGTAGACTTCGCCTTCCGGGTGCATACGGAAGTGGGGTTGCACTGCATCGGCGCCAAGGTCAATGGCAAGCTGGTGCCGCTGTCCTACAAGCTCAAGAGCGGCGACCAGGTGGAAATCATCACCTCCAAGAAGCAGACGCCCAACCCCGACTGGATGAAGTTTGTCGTTACCCAGAAGGCGCGGAGCCACATCCGGCACTGGATCAACGAGCAGCGGCGGAAGACGATCGAATTGGGGAAGGAGCTCTGGGAAAAACGCGCGCAGCGGCTGGGCCTTGAGGTGGACGAACGCCAGCTGCAGCGGGTGGCGCACCGACTGAAGTTTCCCAACCTACAGCAGATGTTCTATGAGCTCGGCAGTGGCCTGTTCGAGGTAGACGAGCTGGTCAGGGCGCTGCGTTCGGGCGACGGGCAGCAGCAGGAATCGCAGTCCCAGGCGCTGCGGCTCAAGTACGAAAGCTTTCTGGATACGGCCAAAGAAACGGGCCAGCCGGCGCTGAAGATCGACGGCGAGCTGCACACGGACATCGTCACCACCTATGCCTCCTGCTGCAATCCCATTCCCGGCGACGAGGTCTTCGGATACGTGAGCCGGAGCGGCGCCATCAAGATCCACCGGGTCAACTGCAAGAACGCGCCCTACCTGCTGATCAACCATCCGGACCGCATCGTGCCGGTCGAGTGGAGCCGGCAGAAGGACGTGCAGTTTCTGGCCGCGCTGCGCGTGATCGGCGAAGATCGGGTGGGCATCGTCAGCGACATTACCACGGTCATTTCCAAGAGCCTCAAAACGAACATTCGCTCCATTACGGTCGATTCGGAAGACGGCGTGTTTGAGGGCACCATCGTGCTTTACGTGAGTGATCTGGAGCACCTGCGACGGGTCATCGAGCGCATCAAGCGGATCGACGGGATCTACGGCGTCTATCGCTTCGAGGAGTAG
- a CDS encoding HU family DNA-binding protein, translating into MAQRIPTLTKKDVARRVAQLMGEPIYKSEPWVNAVIEALAQLLEEADPEVRIELRDFGVFEVKRTRAKPKARNPKTNETVFIPSRRKTHFKPSKRLKQVLQRPLIELNYEIPEGSADKYLEAQAAGKNGAG; encoded by the coding sequence ATGGCGCAACGCATTCCTACCCTGACCAAGAAAGATGTCGCGCGTCGGGTGGCCCAGCTCATGGGCGAACCCATTTACAAAAGCGAGCCGTGGGTGAACGCAGTCATTGAGGCGCTGGCGCAGTTGCTGGAAGAGGCGGATCCCGAGGTGCGTATTGAGTTGCGCGACTTTGGCGTGTTCGAGGTCAAACGGACGCGGGCCAAGCCGAAGGCGCGCAATCCCAAAACCAACGAGACGGTATTCATCCCGAGCCGTCGTAAGACGCACTTCAAGCCCAGCAAGCGGCTGAAGCAGGTACTGCAGCGTCCGCTGATCGAGTTGAATTACGAGATTCCGGAAGGCAGCGCCGACAAATACCTGGAGGCGCAGGCCGCCGGAAAGAACGGCGCCGGCTGA
- the ruvX gene encoding Holliday junction resolvase RuvX, translated as MLLASGMRPRVVAVDYGTRRVGLALADPLRVIAQPYGTYAPEAALQVLQRLHAEEGIETLVIGWPLTEAGTEGEATRRVERFIRRLRRLLPGVQIVRWDERYTSELAKERLREVGGPRKKRRDKGRIDQMAAVIILQEYLEQQEPKAGLPE; from the coding sequence ATGCTGCTGGCTTCAGGTATGCGGCCACGGGTGGTGGCGGTGGACTACGGGACGCGGCGTGTTGGACTGGCACTGGCCGATCCGCTGCGCGTCATCGCGCAACCCTATGGCACGTATGCGCCGGAAGCGGCGCTCCAGGTGCTGCAACGCCTGCATGCCGAGGAAGGCATCGAAACGCTGGTAATCGGCTGGCCGCTGACCGAAGCAGGAACGGAAGGAGAGGCCACACGTCGGGTGGAGCGCTTCATCCGGCGACTGCGACGGCTGCTGCCCGGCGTGCAGATCGTACGCTGGGATGAACGCTACACTTCAGAGTTGGCAAAGGAACGCCTTCGGGAAGTAGGCGGGCCGCGCAAGAAGCGGCGCGATAAGGGCCGCATCGATCAGATGGCGGCCGTCATCATCCTGCAGGAGTATCTGGAACAGCAGGAACCGAAAGCCGGCTTGCCCGAATAA
- the def gene encoding peptide deformylase: MVLPIHVYGDPILRERAQPVAADSPELQQLLDDMVETMHAASGIGLAAPQVGRRERVFVVDLTPMKEELEAEGETLPPMPMFFINPEIVWTSEEQCSFEEGCLSIPDVREVVERPVAVRIRYLDRQFRPQELEARGMLARVIQHEYDHLEGILFIDRISAFRRQLLRRRLREIARGQVSAEYPLALSRV; encoded by the coding sequence ATGGTACTGCCGATTCACGTATACGGAGATCCGATTCTGCGTGAGCGGGCGCAGCCGGTGGCCGCCGATTCGCCCGAGCTGCAGCAGTTGCTCGACGACATGGTCGAGACCATGCACGCGGCCTCGGGCATTGGCCTGGCCGCGCCGCAGGTGGGGCGTCGGGAGCGCGTTTTTGTGGTGGACCTGACTCCCATGAAGGAGGAGCTGGAAGCCGAGGGGGAGACGCTCCCGCCCATGCCCATGTTCTTCATTAACCCGGAAATCGTCTGGACCAGCGAGGAGCAGTGCAGCTTTGAGGAGGGCTGTCTGTCCATTCCGGACGTCCGGGAGGTGGTCGAGCGGCCCGTGGCCGTCCGCATTCGCTACCTGGATCGGCAGTTCCGGCCTCAGGAGCTGGAGGCCCGGGGCATGCTGGCCCGGGTGATCCAGCACGAGTACGATCATCTGGAAGGCATTCTCTTCATTGATCGCATCAGCGCGTTTCGACGGCAGCTACTCCGGCGTCGCCTGCGCGAGATTGCGCGGGGGCAGGTTTCGGCCGAATACCCGCTGGCCCTCAGCCGCGTGTAA
- a CDS encoding TonB-dependent receptor, which yields MKQSVRTGLLVLILLVSGISTGLAQVLEGRVTDATTGAPLIGANVLVLSVQTGTTTDAEGRYRLLLPRPGRYRVLFSFVGYQPETREVVLSEAGPVRLDVALTPTSIEAPAVTITAKAQATDVLSTPQAVAVLEGDALRLARGMTAVDALAQTPGVHLVHTGTGIAKPMIRGLTAQRVLVVQDGIRQEGQQWGDEHGVEIDAHAAERIEVVKGPASLLYGSDALGGVVQLATEGPFGYDRPLTGAVTFEGASNTRMGGLHVEAGGRQGNWAYAGNLTFRQAGAYDTPRGTVPNTGLEERNGMLQLGYENHAARWELAYKRYRARIGFFEPEEDEATAETPDRYRIGEPYQQVDHDLLQLRSRWRLGADRLELNAAWQQNRRREFGHHHEADEEEAPHVDEHEAPSLYLRLSTLTSDLRFHHRPLGPLFGTIGLSGFFQRNETLAEEALIPGARTWNGAVYVFEELVLPRLTISGGVRWDGRRLSVEANEDLGVVAQTRTYSAFSGAVGLAWQVRPDLSLAFNVGRAWRAPTLNELFSQGVHEGTSRFEVGTPTLRPEQSLSLDGTLRWLRPRWYLELNAFVNRIDRFIFPRPTGQRDPDSGLFIYQYDQAQALLWGGELLLNLGVTAWLHLHVGGDVTYTENRETGQPLPFSPPPRLITGIEVHRERWGPASEVMLRLGPTLVADQRRVAPEEAPTEGYVLWNAAFSARWPLGAWQLVTDLTVQNLLDRAYVSHLSRLRPYGVLDPGRNVQLRLMLRLP from the coding sequence ATGAAGCAGTCTGTACGGACAGGACTACTCGTGCTTATTCTGCTCGTTTCGGGAATTTCAACGGGACTTGCGCAGGTACTGGAAGGACGGGTCACCGACGCAACGACCGGGGCGCCGCTGATCGGCGCCAACGTGCTCGTGCTTTCGGTGCAGACGGGAACCACGACCGACGCGGAAGGACGTTACCGGCTCCTGCTCCCCCGACCCGGTCGCTATCGCGTACTGTTCAGCTTCGTGGGCTATCAACCGGAAACGCGCGAGGTCGTGCTCTCCGAAGCGGGGCCGGTTCGTCTGGATGTGGCGCTGACGCCCACCTCCATTGAGGCGCCCGCCGTCACCATTACGGCCAAGGCGCAGGCTACCGATGTGCTTTCGACGCCGCAGGCGGTGGCCGTGCTCGAAGGCGATGCGCTGCGGCTGGCCCGCGGCATGACGGCCGTCGATGCGCTGGCGCAGACGCCGGGTGTGCATCTGGTGCATACGGGCACCGGCATTGCCAAGCCGATGATCCGGGGCCTGACGGCGCAGCGTGTGCTGGTGGTGCAGGATGGCATCCGGCAGGAAGGCCAGCAGTGGGGCGACGAGCACGGCGTGGAAATCGACGCCCACGCGGCCGAGCGCATCGAGGTGGTCAAGGGCCCGGCCAGCCTGCTCTACGGCTCCGACGCGCTGGGCGGGGTCGTGCAACTGGCCACCGAAGGGCCGTTCGGCTACGACCGGCCGCTCACCGGCGCGGTCACGTTCGAGGGCGCCAGCAACACGCGCATGGGCGGGTTGCATGTGGAAGCGGGCGGTCGCCAGGGCAACTGGGCCTATGCGGGCAACCTGACGTTCCGACAGGCCGGTGCCTACGACACGCCCCGGGGGACGGTCCCCAACACCGGGCTGGAGGAACGCAACGGCATGCTTCAGCTCGGCTACGAAAACCACGCCGCGCGCTGGGAGCTGGCCTACAAGCGGTACCGCGCCCGCATCGGATTCTTCGAGCCGGAGGAAGATGAGGCGACTGCGGAAACGCCCGATCGCTACCGCATCGGGGAGCCTTACCAGCAGGTGGATCATGACCTGCTGCAGCTTCGCTCGCGGTGGCGCCTGGGAGCCGATCGGCTGGAGCTGAACGCAGCCTGGCAACAGAACCGGCGGCGGGAATTCGGGCACCATCACGAGGCGGACGAGGAAGAGGCGCCCCACGTTGACGAGCACGAGGCCCCTTCGCTGTATCTGCGGCTCAGCACCCTGACCTCCGACCTGCGTTTCCACCACCGGCCCCTCGGTCCGCTTTTCGGCACGATCGGCCTGAGCGGCTTTTTCCAGCGCAACGAAACGCTGGCCGAGGAGGCGCTTATTCCGGGCGCGCGCACCTGGAACGGGGCCGTGTACGTGTTCGAGGAGCTGGTGCTACCGCGCCTGACCATCAGCGGCGGGGTGCGGTGGGATGGCCGGCGGCTTTCGGTAGAGGCCAACGAGGACCTTGGTGTGGTGGCCCAGACGCGCACCTACAGTGCCTTCAGCGGGGCGGTGGGACTGGCCTGGCAGGTGCGCCCGGATCTGTCGCTGGCCTTCAACGTGGGCCGTGCCTGGCGGGCCCCCACGCTCAACGAACTCTTTTCGCAGGGCGTGCACGAAGGGACCAGCCGCTTCGAAGTGGGCACGCCGACGCTCCGGCCCGAGCAGAGCCTGAGTCTGGACGGCACGCTGCGCTGGCTGCGCCCCCGCTGGTATCTGGAACTGAACGCCTTCGTCAACCGGATCGACCGCTTCATCTTCCCGCGGCCTACAGGCCAGCGTGATCCGGACTCGGGGCTTTTTATCTATCAGTACGACCAGGCCCAGGCGCTGCTCTGGGGGGGCGAGCTGCTGCTGAACCTGGGGGTGACCGCGTGGCTGCATCTGCACGTGGGTGGCGACGTGACCTACACGGAGAACCGGGAGACCGGCCAGCCGCTGCCGTTTTCGCCGCCGCCGCGTCTGATCACCGGGATCGAGGTGCACCGGGAGCGCTGGGGGCCGGCCAGCGAGGTCATGCTCCGACTGGGCCCTACGCTGGTGGCCGACCAGCGTCGCGTGGCGCCTGAGGAGGCGCCCACCGAGGGCTACGTGCTCTGGAATGCGGCGTTTTCGGCCCGCTGGCCGCTGGGCGCCTGGCAGCTGGTAACGGATCTGACCGTGCAGAACCTGCTGGACCGGGCCTACGTGAGCCATCTCAGCCGCCTGAGACCTTACGGCGTGCTGGACCCCGGCCGTAACGTGCAACTGCGCCTTATGCTGCGGCTACCCTGA
- a CDS encoding OmpA family protein produces MRHGGLRYGFFVLLLLAAPDLFAQRVWVAPGPFLRFGYGPSLSETDYSTYAVEPYALKGELGYQFPLGLSLGLAYEGGNYPKVSRTYHRFHIIQALLRWRVFPFKRLSHYFNIGPHITLGGYKTGFGINAALGADYVLTRNVAFFVEGSANAVFPDRASEGIRSGRAAFDGLGFLGAGLRITFRPLPIPIRTLNIEGPAQLQRREYGTFTARVDDQATQPVSYIWFMGDGTQYTGPVVEHRYRLPGRYEIQVQARNAAGVVRTATHLVEVVETPRAVRIVSFQPLADTIKRGNFVTFEAQIEGAPSIRYFWNFGDGNGALTTDNQYRLEEGLRAGTMSLHARTAHRFDRPGTYTVSLIADNELGRDSVQARIVVEPTACDLISTLESVSFEFGRSTLTDSARAVLERNARVLQSCPELVVQLVGYTDYVGGEAFNALLSLRRALAVYNYYQQQGIEPERLIFRGLGELPPPCPNPADRPGCRELRRVDTIVIRWPR; encoded by the coding sequence ATGCGACACGGGGGTTTACGTTACGGGTTTTTCGTGCTGCTTTTGCTGGCGGCACCGGACCTTTTCGCGCAGCGCGTCTGGGTTGCGCCCGGACCCTTCCTGCGCTTCGGCTATGGTCCGTCGCTCAGCGAAACGGACTACTCGACCTATGCGGTCGAGCCGTATGCGCTCAAAGGCGAACTGGGCTATCAGTTCCCGCTCGGATTGAGCCTCGGGCTGGCCTACGAAGGCGGCAACTATCCCAAGGTCAGCCGCACCTATCATCGTTTTCACATCATTCAGGCGCTGCTTCGCTGGCGCGTTTTTCCTTTCAAGCGCCTCAGCCATTATTTCAACATCGGTCCGCACATCACGCTGGGCGGCTACAAGACGGGCTTCGGAATTAACGCCGCGCTGGGCGCCGACTATGTGCTCACGCGCAACGTGGCCTTTTTCGTCGAAGGAAGCGCCAACGCGGTCTTTCCTGACCGGGCTTCCGAAGGTATCCGGAGCGGTCGTGCTGCCTTCGACGGGCTGGGCTTTCTGGGAGCCGGCCTGCGCATCACGTTCCGCCCGTTGCCGATCCCGATCCGGACCCTGAACATCGAAGGTCCCGCGCAGCTTCAGCGCCGGGAGTACGGCACCTTCACGGCCCGCGTCGATGATCAGGCTACGCAGCCCGTTTCCTACATCTGGTTCATGGGCGACGGCACGCAGTACACCGGCCCGGTGGTCGAACATCGCTATCGCCTGCCCGGTCGCTACGAGATTCAGGTGCAGGCGCGCAATGCGGCCGGTGTGGTGCGCACGGCGACCCATCTGGTCGAGGTCGTCGAAACGCCGCGGGCCGTCCGCATCGTCTCGTTCCAGCCACTGGCCGACACGATCAAGCGCGGCAATTTTGTCACCTTTGAAGCGCAGATCGAAGGGGCGCCATCCATCCGCTACTTCTGGAATTTTGGCGATGGCAACGGCGCCCTGACCACCGACAACCAGTACCGCCTTGAAGAAGGCCTGCGGGCCGGCACCATGTCGCTCCATGCCAGGACCGCGCACCGTTTCGACCGGCCCGGCACCTACACCGTCTCGTTGATCGCCGACAACGAGCTGGGGCGGGACTCGGTGCAGGCCCGGATCGTGGTGGAGCCGACCGCCTGCGATCTGATCTCGACGCTGGAATCGGTCTCCTTTGAGTTTGGCAGAAGTACCCTCACCGATTCGGCCCGTGCCGTTCTCGAACGGAACGCTCGCGTGCTTCAGAGCTGCCCCGAGCTGGTCGTGCAACTCGTCGGGTACACCGACTACGTGGGCGGCGAGGCGTTCAATGCCCTGCTGTCCCTGCGCCGTGCGCTGGCCGTGTACAACTATTACCAGCAGCAGGGCATCGAGCCGGAACGCTTAATCTTCCGGGGCCTGGGCGAGCTGCCGCCGCCCTGCCCGAACCCGGCCGACCGTCCGGGTTGCCGCGAGCTACGGCGTGTGGATACGATCGTAATTCGCTGGCCACGCTGA